TTGGGGTCATTTGACAAGTCGCCGGCTTCCTATCCTTGTGGAAGCCGGTAGCGAGATGCTGCCCTTCTGGTAAATTCAGAAGGTAGAGACGCAGATTAGTAGCAAGTGTGGAAGATCAGTTAGTGTTGCAGTTGTCAAGACGTAGAATGGATTAGATGGATTTGAGTGATGGATGTTTACTCTGTACATAATTTTATATGTAAATGATAAGACAAAAGGCGGGAACTGAGTAATTGTATTAAACAATATGTTGTTTGTAAGGCGCAGCCAGGCTCCACCCACGCCTACGTGCAAGCACATGAtgttgagtgcacacacacatatacacacacacacacacacacacacacacacacacacacacacacacacacacacacacacacacacacacacacacacacacacacacacacacacatccacacccacacacagagtggattgacagagtggacatagacgaaatgttcacacggaatagtaacagaacgagggcacatggatggaagcttgaaactcagatgagtcacaaagatgttaggaagttttcttttagcgtgagagtagtgggaaaatggaatgcacttcaggaacaggttgtggaatcaaatactattcataattttaaaaccaggtatgatagggaaatgggacaggagtcattgctgtaaacaaccgatgctcgaaaggcgggatccaagagtcaatgctcgatcctgcagacacaactaggtgagtaactaggtgagtacacacacacacacacacacacacacacacacacacacacacacacacacacacacacacacacacacacacacacacacacacacaaacacacacattcccTATATAATTCCCtaagaagctgactccatacacagcttcaagtgtagatatgatagagcccagtaggctcaggaacctgtacattagttgattgacagttgagaggcgagaccaaagagccagagctcaagttgTGCTTACctaccaagcacaactaggtaagtacaactgggcaagtacacacacacacaaactaaattAAAATATCGGTCAAGTTTGCTTAGGATATTAGGCAAAGGTATCGGCCGGGGTTACACCAGCAAGGGTAGCGAAGCTAGGCACGCCCAGCAATCACTCACCTGATGGGGCTTGACCTGTTGACTGGTCCCTTGTTCCCAGTCACTCACACTGCGCCCACCACATGATGTTAAGTATGAtggatgagagagtgagagtctctctctctctctctctctctctctctctctctctctctctctctctctctctctctctctctctgtccagaTAGCAGGTATAACAGAGTAACCCAATCGGACTTGGGAGAGTAAACAGAACAGTTTCAGGAACAGACGGCTCTTGATCACTGCATGAGAAATATTGCATGGGATGACACGACCAAGCGAGCATGGTAAGGTAGCTGCAAGGGGGAACAGACATGAAATACCTTGTTatgtctgctgctgctgatattacACGGACTGGAGAGTTGGGAGAGTAGCAGGGACATACATGGAAGGGTAACGAGGAAAGATAGACATGACTATGCTGCCGAAACAACCGGGGGAGGAAAATACAGAATCAACCAAGGCAGGATTATAAAATTACCTGTAGAAAAGTAGCATCAAAATTCATGATAGAGAATCGGTGAAAGACATTAGAATTGAGGATTAAGTATGGAAGGAGAagggcagccgcgtccaacagtctggttgaccagtccagcaacgaggaggtctggtcgctgagccccggaatcacctcaaggtaacctcaaggtaaggtaaggggaggggcaggatagatatatggaaggggaggggggcaAGATAGATAGCCATGAGGAAGAGGCAATATCAGGAATGTTAAGAGAAgacatgatgggggggggggtagggggaatgGTCTGGACATGAGGTAGTTAGCATGACATATTAATCACAAGCAAGACATATTTCCTCAGGGTGTGTGGCTCTTCTCTTGTCTCCTTGTTAAAGTGGTATTGATCGTGTCCTCAGGTTGTGTTGACCTGACCTTGTGATACACCAGCTTGTTGTGTCCCCCCCAGGCTGCGACTCGAACGCAGATCCTTGAGCAAGATCTTGGCAAACCCTTGCGTGAAGGTTCTTAGGAACTCTTTAAGAAAACTCTTACATGAGATTCAGAAAAGTGTTCTTGCAGTTGTTAGAGATTTTGTTCTGTTTCACCTGTGTCTGGACAGATGTCACTAGTGCTTTGTTTGACTTatcagagagaaggtaacattGCTCGTCTTATTGTGTAGCCAATCATGTTGCTGACTCAGCTGGAGAATTGACCAATTGCAATACGCTTGTCTGGACACCGGCGATGTTATGGTGGCTTCCAGTGTCCAGACACAGgcaatcttcttgaggttatcctgagatgatttctgggcttagtgtcccctcggcccggtcctcgaccaggcctccacccccaggaagcagcccgtgacagctgactaactcccaggtacctatttactgctaggtaacaggggcatcagggtgaaagaagctctgcccattgtctctcgtcggcgcccgggatcgaacccgggaccacaggaccacgcgtctagtgttctgtgcgctcagccaccggctggctcccccccccccctccccgctcaggaaCCATCTTAGCTATATCTCTGCTCACTCATAAGCTATAATCCTTGAACTACGGTCGCAATAACGGTTATATCTCTGTCTTTCAGATGGCATGTTAAACATTTTCGCTTATTACCGAATTTATATgtaatgaacattaatatttgtgAAGTCGCTtgacttggatacttttgatatcgttcgccttattccTTGGtggtatttagcgccctctgattattctgcacatttgatggtgctacatagccttcccggcttggtgccttcttttgataattacttgtgaaGTCGCTGCCACCATTGATTGCCCGTCATTCGCCATCTATTTTCGTTtcatttcgttataaaattagtTTACATCCTAATAAAATTATATTTTCCCCCCTTTTACACTCAACAccaacattgtagtaaacaaatgtgTCATATTTCTTCTTTACTTAAGTAACTGTTAAACGCTTTGGGTTGAGTATTTTTGTTTAAGAACAAAGATGCCTAATTCTGACAGAAAGAACCACTCATTAAAACTCGTATATCTTTGCTTTCTGATAAGTTATATTCCCTGTGATGGATTTATAATAACTTATATCCCAATCTTCCTGACGGCATATAAATCTCTAATCATTATTAGCGATTTTCTGTTAATTACAAAATTTGTCTAAATGTGTAGTGTTTGGAGTCAGATGGGCGGAGGCAGCgtttataaatactgtatatatatttttgcttaaACTTTAGATATTTTAGTAGTAAAGATTTTGTAATGTAGCTTGTATTTATGAGTTTGTTGAGACGCTAAACATTTACGCTTTTAATTTATATAAGACATAAAATGAAATTTGCTATAATGAGAGTTTAATACTCATCAGTAGAGTTTCAGTGGGTTTATAAATATGAAACTGCTGAAGCTACTAATTAACCACTGTGAGgtgtagacgatgagtcacaaggaGAGTTGATCCCAAGCTCaaacatctggggccagattcacgaagcagttacgcaagcacttacgaacctgggggccagattcacgaagcagttacgcaagcacttacgaacctgggggccagattcacgaagcagttacgcaagcacttacgaacctgtacatctattctcaatctttggcggctttgtttacaattattaaacagttaatgagctcagaagcaccaggaggctgtttataacaataacaacagttgattgggacgttttcatgattgtaaactgtttaataaatgtaaccaaagccgtcaaagattgaggaaagatgtacacgttcgtaagtacttgtgtaactgcttcgtgaatctggccccctgaatCTTAAGGAGACGTTTCGGTCGTCGAAACCATCCTAAACTTTACAgtggttgttgaccagaccacacactagaaagtgaagggacgacgacgtttcggtccgtcctggaccattctcaagtcacaatcgacttgagaatggtccaggacggaccgaaacgtcgtttgtcccttcattttctagtgtgtggtttggtcaacatatttcagccacgttagtgtgactcctcgtctgtttaCAGTGGTTCACGTCGGACCGAAACGACGTAGTTTCTAATTTTTAAGTGTGAGGGTTCGGGATCATTACGTGTTCTAATGTATTCTGtataaatacaaattattatttatatacagtattggGATGCGGAGGACAGCCAAAGAGTTAGGTTATACTTTTTTACCAAAATAGAATTTCTTGGCTTAGTTTATAATGTTATATTTGACATAGATGATTCAGTATGTAAGCCTATAATTGATAAAATAATTGACATCGTTATGAGTGAATTACATTTAGCAGTATGTAATGGttattaaagattcgctacctggaacaaagttccaagtagcacgggctatggtgagcccgtagtgcctttttaTATGTAATGGTAAACCCACAGGAAAACCTTGATCACATCTACCTTTGACCTGCGTCTCTACAGAGCTCAGACTGAGATTTGACAAAAATCAAACAAAATTTTGTCTGAAATTCAGATAAAATTGTGATTAATTTTTGTCactaaatatattaataataataacttcgGTCTGTTATAGTAGGAAGGGTCACAGATGCCAGGTATCAGTCTGGTATCATTAAGCACGTGATACTGTTAATAATGTAAATGATATAGATGTTCAGTTATAATTATCAAACAGaatgtctgcctctgtctgtctctgtgttcgAGAGTTGAAGGGGAAATGCTACGAGTTAGCCTTAATTTTGCACATGCTGTTTGCTGAACTTGCTCATCGTGGGTGGGTAGAGGGGCAGCATCAATGAAACGAGTACCCCATGATATGGTGCCAAAACGACCCCTACGATTCCTGTCATTCTGACATGGTTTTagatttaataagacttaattctgTTTCATCTCTTCATAATattgcatgagagagagagagagagtactcctTCTAGTTATATTTTAAGAAACGAGTAAAGCAACACGTCATTTTAACAAAATAATATAACTTCATCACGTGCTAACATTTTGTAAATGTGACTTACGAGCAGCGAGGATAAGACCTCGCTGGAGCCAGGTagcctggagcagcagcagcagcagcagtaacagcagcagctggaCCAAGTAGCCTCCCACAGACATATCTGCTTCCTGTGGTCACCTCACGACCGTGGAGCGGGCTCCTTGAGCACCGTCGGGGCTCTGAGCGCCTGGGCGTGTGGCGCCAAGGATTATGTCTTGCTACACCAGGGATCAATGGTGGCAAGTGGCGGTCTGTCGCCATATTGATTGTTGAGAAATCATCGTCACTCTTACCTGACTGTCACAACATCTTGAACCAACACCCACGTTCATGGCATGCGGCTGGTCGAAGTGCGGTGGGTTGTGTGAGAaaggcgatatatatatatatatatatatatatatatatatatatatatatatatatatatatatatatatatatatatatatatgtcgtacctagtagccagaactcacttctcagcctactattcaaggcccgatttgcctaataagccaagttttcctaaattaatatatttactataatttttttcttatgaaatgataaagcaacccttttctctatgtatgagttcaatttttttttattggagttaaaattaacgtagatatatgaccgaacctaaccaaccctacctaacctaacctaacctatatatataggtaaggttaggttaggtagccaaaaaaagctaggttaggttaggttaggtaggttaggtagacgaaaaaacattaattcatgaaaacttggcttattaggcaaatcgggccttgaatagtaggctgagaagtgcgttctggctattaggtacgacatatatatatatatatatatatataatgtcgtacctagtagccagaatgcacttctcagcctactatgcaaggccctatttgcctaataagctaagttttcatgaattaatatattttctctaatttgtttcttatgaaatgataaagctacccattccattatgtatgagatcaatttttttttattggagttaaaattaacgtagatatatgaccgaacctaaccaaccctacctaacctaacctatctctataggttaggttaggttaggtggccgaaaaagttaggttaggttaggttagataggttagatagtcgaaaaacaattaattcatgaaaacttggcttattaggcaaatcgggccttgcatattaggctgagaagtgcgttctggctactaggtacgacatatatatatatatatatatatatatatatatatatatatatatatatatatgtcgtacctagtagccagaactcacttctcagcctactattcaaggcccgatttgcctaataagccaagttttcctgaattaatatatttactataatttttttcttatgaaatgataaagcaacccttttctctatgtatgaggtcaatttttttttattggagttaaaattaacgtagatatatgaccgaacctaaccaaccctacctaacctaacctaacctgtatttataggtaaggttaggttaggtagccaaaaaaagctaggttaggttaggttaggtaggttaggtagacgataaaacattaattcatgaaaacttggcttattaggcaaatcgggccttgaatagtaggctgagaagtgcgttctggctactaggtacgacatatatatatatatatatatatatatatatatatatatatatatatatatatatatatatatatatatatatatatatatatatgcgaacaagcctgaatggtccccaggactatatgcgaattaaaactcacaccccagaagtgactcgaacccatactcccaggagcaacgcaactggtaactacaggacgccttaatctgcttgaccatcacgaccggacaaaaggaagtgatagccgaagctatttgaaccacttctcacttctggggtgtgagttttcatatatatatatatatatatatatatatatatatatatatatatatatatatatatatataatgtgagtaAATCACGAATATTaatacgtgatgaaaaatgtgacagtgtcagaccatgtaggaagaattgaaacagaaagTTCCTtaggtactttcgtatttaataatacatcttcagaaggatgcaaagaagcttgaatggtcccccaagccaatatgcaaccgaaaacgtCTCACCCGTGAAGGATTCGACCTCGGTCAACCAGGGCTTCCATGCCCCCTTGGTGTGTCCAGTACTATAACCACTCAGCCACAGACTGTACAAAAGTATTGGAAAGTCGTTTGACTTTTAACCCCAACACCCGGCAGCGCTCGTGACTATTTTGGGCAcagatattatacatacatacatatatatatatatatatatatatatatatatatatatatatatatatatatatatatatatatatatatatatatatatgtgtatatgtatatatatatatatgtgtatatatgtataatgggTGTGTATGGAAAATTTTAACTGTTTTTTCGAGGTTGGAAGCCAAATGCTTGGAGCTAGCTTTATCCATTTTTTTACAAGTAATTGCTGatgggtacgtgcccaacatgggtGGGATTGGGTGTCAAAGAAAAAAATATCAATTGATATTGTTGCCAATGTCACCTCCATTAATATCTCACAATATCATATGATTTGACTGAATTATTATTCTAGTTTTTTTAAGATATCGGGAACTGTTTGGGCCGATCAtaccaaatgaaaaaaaaacttattatAATACTCTTTTTGTCTAAGATTTTATGGGTCATATGTTGAACCCattttgtgtgttgtgttgttataaCGTTAAAATTGGTGATGTTGTAGAAGACAAGAGGATGTGGTAGTTGTAGTTTGAAATGGATAGCATACCATACTTTGATGTGAAGATTGcactttctatttttttttaattttcaaattttgcctcGATgtgtgtttaattaatttatttcaaAGTGAACTAAAGCTGAAAATAATAAGACTTTCCTCACAGGTGTAGAACTAAGTGTGTATATGGCGAGAATTAATTCATTGGTGAAACATTCtcattgatgtgtgtgtgtcttgctagCTGCATTTGAACTTTCTCTCCCGTAtacaccccctcccacctctgaGCCAGCACTGAGTGCTGCCCTCGGCGTCGACCTCTGAGCAGCGACTGTTCTCAGTTGCCATGTAAGCATATTTGGATGGCTAATTTTTTCCTCGTAAATACACCGCCGAATTCTGCTTGATTATCAGTATCTAGCAGAATATTGTGCTGTGTATTTAGATACGGTTTATGAAGTTTAGAGCACGTTATAAAAGTTGGAAATCTTGGGAATTGTGGTCCATGGCGGTGTGTGGTAACTATGACGAGAggcgagggtggtggagggtcagaGTGTTGTAGGTGGCAGTGGCAGCGCTGCCTTCGTCCTGGACGGGTGGGTGCTTGCCGCTCCAATCAACCCACCCTCTCTAAGTAAATATTGTCGCGATCTGTACAACATGTAGAGGAGGCAAGATTTGCCACAAGAACATATCCTTAGTGAGAtacgctttctctcttcccttagtTGGCAACGCGACATCCACAATCAAAAATTACTACTGCTGCTAAAATACACAATTTATGTGACAACTgaaaaaatatactaattatcTCCAATATGTTCAGGCGACAGGATATACTCTGAATAAATCTCTGTGTGGGTAAAAGATATTGACTTAGAATTGCATCAAGTAGGAAATAAAATATGATCTAAATTAGATCAAGTAATGTCTCCAGCAGGATGACTGGAAGAGCTCCATCAGGAAATCTGTAATCAACGAAACACTTGCAGTTTTAAGGTAGAGTCGTGACCCAGTGAACCCGGGACATCCAGAGGACAGCCAGGAGATGGACAACAGTCGGCCAGGGACCCAGCGTCACGGTAGCCTCTGCAGGGACGCCAGCGCGGGTGCTGGAACACGGGTGACGTATGCTTTTCGTCCGAAAACCATCATTAAGAGACTTCAACAGGAGAGAATTCGGCAGGAAGTATCCGGGCGCGATGAGAGGTCGAAGCCGAGGCCAGCGCCTCTGTCCAAGTACCGCAGGAAGACTGCCAACGCCAGAGAACGCCATCGCATGCGGCAGATAAATATTGCCTTCGAGTCCCTCCGAAGGATCCTGCCGGATGGCATGGCGTTGCAGCCGGCAACGTCAGCCATGACGAAGATAACGACGCTTCGTCTCGCCGTCAGCTACATCAGAGCGCTGTCTGACACCCTGGAAGACAACCACATGGCTGACTCGCTGGAAAGGTCCTTCCAGCATTCGGTGAAACATTCATTCCAGCTACCGAAGACCCTGTCGTCAGAAGGCAGCGTGATATTCCAGTACCAAACCCAGATGGCCTCTTTCACCCAGCAAGCCATAACCGAGGCGCCGTATGGTCTGGCCTACTGCCCCacgcccagcaccacccagccgtCAACCTTCCCACACAAGACCAAAGGGTCACTCAGcagcggcaccaccaccaccagggcccttCATGACCTGCTCTCCGACGACACTCGCTTACTGCCGGACAACCTCCAATTTCTCGGTGACATTCCAGCGTTGACTGATTTCTTTGGTGCCCTTCCGTGAGGTGGAGAGATTACCTCACCTCCCCAACgataacctcacctcaccgaggAAAGACAATACCGATAACCTAACAAGTTATCCCATCTCAATACATCCCACGTTCGATAATAGCGGCCTTACAGTGAGCTGCGGAGATAACGGATGGGAAAGCAGCATCACCGCCAAGCTTGACGAGTGCATATGCtgctgactggtgtgtgtgtgctgcgtgCCATGCTGCACACGGGGTTGGGGCTGGCATTGACCATCGCTGCTTAATATTCATCATGAGGTGGAGAGGTCAGCATCAtcagcgaggtgtgtgtgtgtgtgtgtgtgtctgtgtgtgtgtgtgtgtgtgtgtgtgtgtgtgtgtgtgtgtgtgtgtgtgtgtgtgtgtgtgtgtgtgtgtgtgtgtggtatcagATACGGTTGGGGAGGAGCCCCATACACGTGTGAATGATGCTAGTCCTTTGGGCCATgatgccagcaggtgtgtggacacAGGCAGCCCTTGTactagcaggtgtgtggtggtagccaGCCCTtgtaccagcaggtgtgtggtggtacccaCCCCCTtgtaccagcaggtgtgtggtggtagccaGCCCTtgtaccagcaggtgtgtggtggtagccaGCCCTtgtaccagcaggtgtgtggtggtagccaGCCCTtgtaccagcaggtgtgtggtggtagccaGCCCTAgtaccagcaggtgtgtggtggtagccaGCCCCTtgtaccagcaggtgtgtggtggtagccaGCCCTAgtaccagcaggtgtgtggtggtagccaGCCCCTtgtaccagcaggtgtgtggtggtagccaGCCCTAgtaccagcaggtgtgtggtggtagccaGCCCCTtgtaccagcaggtgtgtggtggtagccaGCCCTtgtaccagcaggtgtgtggtggtagccaGCCCTAgtaccagcaggtgtgtggtggtagccaGCCCTtgtaccagcaggtgtgtggtggtagccaGCCCTtgtaccagcaggtgtgtgatggtAGCCAGCCCTtgtaccag
Above is a genomic segment from Procambarus clarkii isolate CNS0578487 chromosome 86, FALCON_Pclarkii_2.0, whole genome shotgun sequence containing:
- the LOC123767240 gene encoding neurogenic differentiation factor 1-like, which codes for MDNSRPGTQRHGSLCRDASAGAGTRVTYAFRPKTIIKRLQQERIRQEVSGRDERSKPRPAPLSKYRRKTANARERHRMRQINIAFESLRRILPDGMALQPATSAMTKITTLRLAVSYIRALSDTLEDNHMADSLERSFQHSVKHSFQLPKTLSSEGSVIFQYQTQMASFTQQAITEAPYGLAYCPTPSTTQPSTFPHKTKGSLSSGTTTTRALHDLLSDDTRLLPDNLQFLGDIPALTDFFGALP